In Actinomycetes bacterium, the following are encoded in one genomic region:
- a CDS encoding GNAT family N-acetyltransferase: MTARRLASAAELHALAPHDAYVAQVDDSAAALWAGDDGAVGWLVRSPRWPGSGHLTCLGDPSAAVALLGDVLLEDGEVAVGSASLSRDVVPLLPTHLRLEPANDWEWLATTTLPPVQPGEDRVRWLGEPDHDDITELLRTHSGRHDAEPGQDHARRWCGVRDGSGELVAVAAHTEFWTGVPFLASVATRSDQRGRGLGGAVTAWVTRRLLEERRPRVTLGMYSDNDVARRLYLRLGYQVVHRFTSGRLRRGDPAGVSD, translated from the coding sequence GTGACCGCACGCCGGCTGGCGTCCGCTGCGGAGCTGCACGCGCTCGCACCGCACGACGCGTACGTCGCGCAGGTCGACGACTCGGCGGCCGCGCTGTGGGCGGGTGACGACGGCGCGGTCGGCTGGCTGGTGCGCTCGCCCCGGTGGCCTGGCAGCGGCCACCTGACCTGCTTGGGCGACCCGTCGGCCGCCGTCGCGCTCCTGGGCGACGTACTTCTCGAGGACGGCGAGGTCGCCGTGGGCTCCGCGTCCCTGTCGCGGGACGTCGTCCCGCTGCTGCCCACCCACCTGCGCCTCGAACCGGCGAACGACTGGGAGTGGCTCGCCACGACCACCCTCCCGCCGGTCCAGCCCGGCGAGGACCGGGTCCGGTGGCTCGGCGAGCCCGACCACGACGACATCACCGAGCTGCTGCGCACGCACAGCGGCCGCCACGACGCCGAGCCGGGCCAGGACCACGCACGTCGGTGGTGCGGCGTGCGAGACGGCTCGGGCGAGCTGGTGGCGGTAGCCGCGCACACCGAGTTCTGGACCGGGGTGCCGTTCCTCGCGTCGGTCGCCACCCGCAGCGACCAGCGCGGCCGCGGCCTCGGCGGCGCGGTCACCGCGTGGGTGACCCGGCGCCTGCTCGAGGAGCGCAGGCCGCGGGTGACGCTCGGGATGTACAGCGACAACGACGTGGCGCGGCGGCTGTACCTCCGCCTGGGCTACCAGGTGGTGCACCGCTTCACCAGCGGCCGGCTGCGCCGCGGCGACCCCGCCGGGGTGAGCGACTGA
- the aspS gene encoding aspartate--tRNA ligase translates to MIRTRTAGSLRASHAGQTVTLAGWVARRRDHGGVAFIDLRDASGFVQVVIRDEAVAAGLRSEYCLRIEGEVSRRPEGNANPNLPTGEVEVVAKDVEVLSESAPLPFQIDEHVEVGEEVRLKHRYLDLRRPAPAAALRLRSKVNQAAREVLHDREFVEVETPTLTRSTPEGARDFLVPARLQPGSWYALPQSPQLFKQLLMVAGMERYFQIARCYRDEDFRADRQPEFTQLDIEMSFVDEDDVLELGEAVLSALWRLIGHDIPMPMPRMTYAEAMARFGSDKPDLRFGQELVDCTQYFARTPFRVFQAPYVGAVVMPGGGSQSRKELDGWQDWAKARGARGLAYVLVGADGELTGPVAKNISDEEKAGLAAHAGAAPGDAVFFGAGEPAASRALLGAARVEVGRRCGLVDESAWSFLWVVDAPMFEPSSAARASGDVAVGAGAWTAVHHAFTSPKPDWVDRFDEDPEHALAYAYDAVCNGNEIGGGSIRIHRRDVQERVFAVMGLTEAEAQEKFGFLLDAFAYGAPPHGGIAFGWDRICALLAGSESIRDVIAFPKSGGGYDPLTAAPAPITPEQRKDAGIDAVPAKDAAQTSTPESKPGEPPSPSRS, encoded by the coding sequence TTGATCCGCACCCGCACCGCCGGCTCGCTGCGCGCGTCGCACGCCGGCCAGACCGTGACCCTCGCCGGCTGGGTCGCCCGTCGCCGCGACCACGGCGGTGTCGCGTTCATCGACCTGCGCGACGCGAGCGGGTTCGTCCAGGTGGTCATCCGCGACGAGGCGGTGGCGGCCGGCCTGCGCAGCGAGTACTGCCTGCGGATCGAGGGCGAGGTCAGCCGGCGCCCCGAGGGCAACGCCAACCCCAACCTGCCGACGGGTGAGGTCGAGGTCGTCGCCAAGGACGTCGAGGTGCTCAGCGAGTCGGCGCCCCTGCCGTTCCAGATAGACGAGCACGTCGAGGTCGGCGAGGAGGTGCGGCTCAAGCACCGCTACCTCGACCTGCGGCGGCCGGCGCCAGCGGCGGCCCTGCGGCTTCGCAGCAAGGTCAACCAGGCCGCCCGCGAGGTGCTGCACGACCGCGAGTTCGTCGAGGTCGAGACTCCGACGCTGACCCGGTCGACGCCCGAGGGCGCTCGCGACTTCCTGGTGCCCGCACGACTGCAGCCGGGCAGCTGGTACGCCCTGCCGCAGTCGCCGCAGCTGTTCAAGCAGCTGCTCATGGTCGCCGGCATGGAGCGCTACTTCCAGATCGCCCGCTGTTACCGCGACGAGGACTTCCGGGCCGACCGGCAGCCGGAGTTCACCCAGCTCGACATCGAGATGAGCTTCGTCGACGAGGACGACGTGCTCGAGCTCGGTGAGGCGGTGCTCTCGGCGCTGTGGCGGCTCATCGGCCACGACATCCCGATGCCGATGCCGCGGATGACCTATGCCGAGGCGATGGCACGCTTCGGGTCGGACAAGCCCGACCTGCGGTTCGGGCAGGAGCTCGTTGACTGCACGCAGTACTTCGCGCGCACGCCGTTCCGGGTGTTCCAGGCGCCGTACGTCGGCGCTGTCGTGATGCCCGGCGGCGGCTCGCAGTCCCGCAAGGAGCTCGACGGCTGGCAGGACTGGGCGAAGGCGCGTGGTGCTCGCGGCCTGGCGTACGTCCTCGTCGGTGCGGACGGCGAGCTCACCGGCCCGGTGGCCAAGAACATCTCCGACGAGGAAAAGGCCGGCCTGGCCGCGCACGCCGGTGCGGCACCCGGTGACGCGGTCTTCTTCGGCGCCGGCGAGCCGGCTGCCAGCCGGGCGCTGCTCGGCGCGGCGCGGGTCGAGGTGGGCCGGCGCTGCGGACTGGTCGACGAGTCCGCCTGGTCGTTCCTCTGGGTCGTCGACGCACCGATGTTCGAGCCCAGCTCCGCCGCGCGGGCCAGCGGCGACGTGGCCGTCGGCGCCGGGGCCTGGACCGCCGTGCACCACGCGTTCACCTCGCCGAAGCCGGACTGGGTCGACCGCTTCGACGAGGACCCGGAGCACGCACTGGCCTACGCCTACGACGCCGTCTGCAACGGCAACGAGATCGGCGGTGGGTCGATCCGTATCCACCGCAGGGACGTGCAGGAGCGGGTGTTCGCCGTCATGGGCCTGACCGAGGCGGAGGCGCAGGAGAAGTTCGGCTTCCTGCTCGACGCGTTCGCCTACGGCGCCCCGCCGCACGGCGGCATCGCCTTCGGCTGGGACCGCATCTGCGCGCTGCTCGCCGGGTCGGAGTCGATCCGCGACGTCATCGCGTTCCCCAAGAGCGGCGGCGGCTACGACCCGCTCACCGCTGCGCCGGCGCCGATCACGCCGGAGCAGCGCAAGGACGCCGGCATCGACGCCGTGCCCGCGAAGGATGCGGCGCAGACGTCGACGCCGGAGAGCAAGCCGGGCGAGCCGCCGAGCCCGTCGCGCTCCTGA